One stretch of Natronobacterium gregoryi SP2 DNA includes these proteins:
- a CDS encoding DUF7519 family protein, with protein sequence MTTPAGRASDGQPTGTVSAPVTAIVTMLATAVGTLALAVGVGALEPAVVAAVAGCLLTATVTATSRRTPGGRAAGSVLVVFVAVAVTGAIGFAAVHGPVGASAIFRVGVVLSVVLASFGATATLTGAVGDGAVRSAIPVAVVTAVPIAAATAASAGPVRSGRATVTDVAWTSNGRLAVEALLSPDATGVGVVTFVALFVALLWSVAFVLPRLPIPQLLSRQRQKPARQRVRRIASLTRVLGLLALLVGTAATAVLLVPDAVGIPPLESVIPILESALVPIATAPAVRISAIGTLATLWLLWVLSKAPGVRRLRYGALVNWGPTVTIGCLVAALVVVGYPTAFETWIRPTLGAMASDGAFVVPGLGTVPLADGLEVVSPPAGVVFAGVAVVFLVGTVVAVLVGLWLTGLVRLLPTRGAPGSLVAGALVAGSIFAAADGASAFIVCTAVAAAIVSWDTAVYGVTITEELGRDANARLPTLAHATGAVLVGIVGITLALVLPRLLETIAVRTGITVAVSLTVALLAILVALKRRAKTN encoded by the coding sequence GTGACGACGCCAGCAGGGCGGGCGAGCGACGGCCAGCCGACCGGAACCGTCAGTGCACCTGTGACCGCGATCGTGACGATGCTTGCGACCGCCGTCGGCACACTGGCGCTTGCGGTCGGTGTCGGCGCGCTCGAGCCGGCTGTCGTCGCCGCCGTCGCGGGCTGTCTGCTGACGGCGACGGTGACCGCAACGAGCCGTCGAACGCCCGGCGGCCGAGCCGCCGGCAGCGTTCTCGTGGTGTTCGTCGCAGTCGCCGTGACGGGAGCGATCGGCTTCGCTGCGGTCCACGGCCCGGTCGGTGCGAGCGCGATCTTTCGTGTCGGCGTCGTTCTTTCCGTCGTGCTCGCGTCGTTCGGGGCGACGGCGACGCTCACCGGCGCGGTCGGCGATGGGGCCGTCCGCTCTGCGATTCCAGTCGCCGTCGTCACTGCCGTTCCAATCGCGGCCGCTACCGCAGCGTCTGCCGGCCCGGTCCGCTCTGGCAGAGCGACAGTGACCGATGTCGCGTGGACCAGCAACGGTCGTCTCGCCGTCGAAGCACTCCTCTCGCCGGACGCGACGGGAGTCGGCGTCGTGACGTTCGTGGCCCTGTTCGTCGCGTTGCTGTGGTCCGTCGCGTTCGTCCTCCCGCGACTGCCGATTCCGCAACTGTTGTCACGGCAGCGGCAGAAACCCGCCCGACAGCGCGTTCGGCGGATCGCGTCGCTGACGAGAGTCCTCGGACTGCTCGCCCTGCTCGTCGGAACCGCCGCGACCGCTGTCCTGCTGGTGCCAGACGCCGTGGGGATACCACCGCTCGAGTCAGTGATCCCGATCCTCGAGTCGGCCCTCGTCCCGATCGCGACGGCACCAGCGGTCCGGATCAGTGCCATCGGTACGCTCGCGACGCTGTGGCTGCTGTGGGTGCTATCGAAAGCGCCAGGTGTCCGTCGGCTTCGGTACGGCGCTCTCGTGAACTGGGGCCCGACGGTTACGATCGGATGTCTCGTAGCGGCGCTCGTCGTCGTCGGTTACCCGACCGCCTTCGAGACGTGGATACGACCCACACTCGGTGCGATGGCATCCGACGGCGCGTTCGTCGTCCCCGGACTCGGGACAGTACCGCTCGCCGACGGACTCGAGGTGGTTTCTCCGCCTGCGGGCGTCGTGTTCGCGGGCGTCGCGGTCGTCTTCCTCGTCGGGACCGTCGTCGCCGTGCTGGTGGGTCTCTGGCTGACTGGACTCGTCCGTCTCCTGCCGACGCGGGGGGCTCCCGGCTCGCTCGTCGCTGGCGCACTCGTCGCCGGCAGCATCTTCGCTGCAGCCGACGGTGCGTCGGCGTTTATCGTCTGTACCGCGGTCGCGGCGGCGATCGTCTCCTGGGACACGGCAGTCTACGGCGTCACGATCACCGAAGAACTCGGACGGGACGCGAACGCCCGTCTGCCCACGCTCGCGCATGCTACCGGCGCAGTGCTGGTCGGTATCGTCGGAATCACACTCGCACTTGTGCTCCCGCGACTCCTCGAGACGATTGCGGTTCGAACCGGAATCACCGTCGCCGTCAGCCTGACCGTCGCGTTGCTTGCCATCCTCGTCGCGCTCAAGCGGCGCGCGAAGACAAACTGA
- a CDS encoding DUF58 domain-containing protein: MRRGRVSRWHSGVVASLVLVAAGALLGLQSLLVASIVPITYLGYAALSSTPDPEAVLTVERDCTPQQPLPGERVEVTLTVENDSSRTLPDVRIVDRVPDGLEVVEGTAKRAVPLRASDRTELTYTVRPQRGTYTFDEPWIRLRSLSATAVATASPSVAGDADLECTISLDGFPIDRQTIALAGAVASDSGGPGFEFHSTREYRHGDPLSRIDWRRYARTGDLGTVQYRKQEAAKIVVIVDGRAVTTVAPEPGRPDGTTLTAYTGIVTSSALVEVGHSVGMVGLGIEGEIPGVYTGPPAYVEPGAGVDVGGRIARVCDAIAARGSDDSSSSERPVRPSQHTHDRSALRSDSGKAAAHLETLLPADAQLVVCTPAVDDAIVDLTLALRRRGFHTTTISPDVTDGDDVGARLAGIERQARLERLRRLEVSVVDWNTSNPLVTALSQGLGEVVR, translated from the coding sequence ATGCGTAGGGGACGTGTCTCGCGGTGGCACTCTGGCGTCGTCGCCTCGCTCGTGCTGGTCGCCGCCGGCGCGTTGCTGGGGCTCCAGTCGCTGCTGGTCGCATCGATCGTCCCTATCACCTACCTCGGCTACGCCGCCCTGTCGTCGACGCCCGACCCCGAGGCTGTGCTGACCGTCGAACGCGATTGTACGCCCCAGCAGCCGTTGCCCGGCGAGCGCGTCGAAGTGACGCTCACCGTCGAGAACGACTCGAGTCGAACGCTCCCGGACGTCCGGATCGTCGACCGCGTTCCCGACGGTCTCGAGGTCGTCGAGGGGACAGCAAAGCGTGCGGTTCCCTTACGGGCAAGCGACCGGACGGAGCTGACCTACACTGTCAGGCCACAACGTGGGACGTACACCTTCGACGAGCCGTGGATTCGTCTCCGGAGCCTGAGCGCGACTGCGGTTGCGACGGCGTCACCGTCCGTGGCGGGCGACGCCGACCTCGAGTGTACGATCTCGCTCGACGGGTTCCCGATCGACCGGCAGACGATCGCACTCGCCGGTGCCGTCGCGAGCGACAGCGGCGGGCCGGGATTCGAGTTCCACTCGACCCGCGAGTATCGGCATGGCGACCCGCTGAGTCGGATCGACTGGCGACGGTACGCCCGGACGGGCGACCTCGGGACTGTCCAGTACCGCAAACAGGAGGCGGCGAAGATCGTCGTGATCGTCGACGGACGGGCCGTTACGACGGTCGCGCCGGAGCCCGGCCGCCCTGACGGCACCACACTCACAGCCTACACGGGAATCGTAACGAGTTCGGCACTCGTCGAGGTCGGTCACAGCGTCGGAATGGTCGGCCTCGGGATCGAAGGGGAGATCCCCGGCGTCTATACCGGCCCGCCCGCTTACGTCGAGCCCGGCGCAGGCGTCGACGTCGGTGGCCGCATCGCGCGGGTGTGTGACGCCATCGCCGCTCGTGGAAGCGACGACTCGAGCAGCAGCGAGCGCCCCGTCCGGCCGAGCCAGCACACTCACGACCGGTCGGCGCTCCGTTCCGACAGCGGGAAAGCCGCGGCACATCTCGAGACGTTGCTCCCTGCCGATGCACAACTCGTGGTCTGTACGCCCGCAGTCGACGACGCGATCGTCGATCTCACACTCGCGTTGCGCCGACGGGGGTTCCACACGACGACGATCTCGCCGGACGTGACCGACGGCGACGACGTCGGCGCGCGACTGGCAGGGATCGAGCGCCAGGCCCGACTGGAACGGCTGCGCCGACTCGAGGTGTCCGTGGTCGACTGGAACACGTCGAACCCGCTCGTGACTGCACTGAGCCAGGGACTTGGCGAGGTGGTCCGGTGA
- a CDS encoding transglutaminase family protein, whose protein sequence is MEWNELGEPTGSGRPDWGQFGLVVVAIVILALSAVVLPALGGVTVAGVDGLAAVDDERDVPQFGDESEQRAEDGGVDGSDEEIDGETLEETIDHGSDRSPIGGSVDLSQDVQFTVRAERGSYWRTGVYDRFTGEEWVRTGERSPYAGPITDSGGERLTQTVTADTDLVVMPAAADPVAVDDTQARDTVVSAHGQPHPTAQIAEGDGYAIESAIADPAPEALRAAGTDYPDSLDEFEYRQVPDGVSSEFAERTEAITEDADTPYEKATAVEAYLRSSKEYSLEVDRPDGDVAEAFLLEMDEGYCVYFATTMAQMLRVEDVPTRYVTGYTTGERVDDEYVVRESNAHAWVEVYVPDHGWVAFEPTPGDDRDDTHSARLEELGEGEFDDDHFEERSEDDGVVDEPRDAHDGEGDDGHEEDRTGEREDDWATEEEGTDAGESAGEPEANETETASVVALDDPSPTPGSEVEVTVTTRPTGDPVESAVVFFDDDRIGVTDADGTVSGTVPYKNSFTVRVEPSATTQQSAARGVTRAALVGASTRASSNETAETATTVETDAATTLEAQAVAVPGAELAVTATVGGGPLPDGAVLVDGGRRATTDAAGTARVAMPEKVGNATIRVERGEIGAERTVTVVDAALELDSVLPLPGRTVDLEFTHGDSPVDDGTVLVDGEAAVTTANGTATVGLPVANEATIEGRLDGTTVETTVGGLYRNAGLLAVALVGGTGLVGRTLVCRYGITAETIRSLPAIARRRSRRAIELGRKVGQTVVDAVVRVAERLEGFGRWCRSVVRSLVAEGVAALAVTHPLRLAAIAVDAIAALRDASGKRANALASVFGRGRSVPNDANGGESQVVLTLRDCWRAFVKLVQPPNVRTKTPGEIGRYAIERGFSESAVRTVVDAFRDTEYGRSTPSEERLEQVGVALRSVATETEQSGRDAIERAVDDSTRLIGETTPVDEDETRDSSVSESETGDGNEAANDGEADG, encoded by the coding sequence ATGGAGTGGAACGAATTGGGGGAGCCGACAGGTTCAGGCCGGCCGGACTGGGGGCAGTTCGGGCTCGTCGTGGTCGCTATCGTGATACTTGCGCTGTCGGCAGTGGTGTTGCCGGCACTGGGGGGAGTCACGGTCGCCGGCGTAGACGGGCTGGCGGCGGTAGACGACGAACGCGACGTTCCCCAGTTCGGCGACGAGAGCGAGCAGCGAGCCGAAGACGGCGGAGTGGACGGCAGTGACGAGGAGATCGACGGGGAGACGCTCGAGGAAACGATCGATCACGGGTCCGACCGGTCTCCGATCGGTGGTTCCGTCGACCTCTCGCAGGACGTGCAGTTTACCGTCCGGGCAGAACGGGGGTCGTACTGGCGAACGGGCGTTTACGATCGGTTCACTGGTGAGGAGTGGGTTCGAACCGGCGAACGAAGCCCGTACGCGGGTCCGATTACCGATTCCGGTGGCGAGCGGTTGACACAGACCGTCACGGCCGATACCGATCTCGTGGTCATGCCGGCGGCGGCCGACCCGGTCGCCGTCGACGACACACAGGCTCGGGACACGGTGGTCTCTGCACACGGACAGCCCCATCCGACAGCGCAGATAGCCGAAGGCGACGGGTACGCGATCGAGAGCGCAATCGCCGATCCGGCCCCGGAAGCGCTTCGGGCGGCAGGCACAGACTATCCCGACTCGCTCGACGAGTTCGAGTACCGGCAGGTTCCCGACGGCGTCTCGAGCGAGTTCGCCGAGCGAACGGAGGCGATCACCGAAGACGCAGACACGCCATACGAGAAAGCGACCGCCGTCGAGGCCTATCTCCGGTCGTCGAAGGAGTACTCGCTCGAGGTGGACCGACCCGATGGCGACGTCGCCGAGGCGTTCCTGCTCGAGATGGACGAGGGGTACTGTGTCTACTTCGCGACGACGATGGCCCAGATGCTCCGGGTGGAAGATGTCCCGACCCGCTACGTGACCGGGTACACGACCGGTGAACGGGTCGACGACGAGTACGTCGTCCGCGAGTCGAACGCCCACGCCTGGGTCGAGGTCTACGTCCCTGACCACGGCTGGGTGGCCTTCGAGCCGACGCCCGGCGACGACCGCGACGACACTCACTCGGCGCGACTCGAGGAGCTGGGCGAAGGCGAGTTCGACGACGACCACTTCGAGGAGCGGTCCGAAGACGACGGGGTTGTCGACGAGCCACGGGACGCCCACGACGGCGAGGGTGACGACGGTCACGAGGAGGATCGAACGGGAGAACGCGAAGACGACTGGGCGACCGAAGAGGAAGGGACCGACGCGGGCGAATCCGCCGGCGAGCCCGAAGCGAACGAGACGGAAACCGCCTCCGTCGTCGCTCTCGACGATCCGTCGCCGACGCCAGGCTCCGAGGTCGAGGTCACCGTTACGACCCGACCAACCGGCGACCCGGTCGAGAGTGCAGTCGTCTTCTTCGACGACGACCGAATCGGGGTCACCGACGCCGACGGAACCGTCTCGGGGACAGTCCCCTACAAGAACTCGTTTACCGTTCGGGTCGAACCATCGGCGACGACACAGCAATCGGCCGCTCGAGGCGTCACCAGGGCTGCCCTCGTCGGTGCGTCGACCCGCGCATCGAGCAACGAGACGGCTGAGACGGCGACGACCGTCGAGACGGACGCAGCTACTACCCTCGAGGCGCAGGCGGTTGCAGTTCCCGGCGCGGAACTCGCGGTCACGGCGACGGTCGGCGGCGGTCCGCTCCCCGACGGGGCGGTGCTCGTCGACGGCGGGAGACGGGCGACGACCGACGCCGCCGGAACGGCACGGGTCGCGATGCCGGAGAAGGTCGGCAACGCGACGATCCGCGTCGAGCGCGGCGAGATCGGGGCCGAGCGAACGGTCACGGTCGTCGACGCGGCGCTCGAACTCGACAGCGTCCTGCCGTTGCCGGGTCGGACGGTCGATCTCGAGTTCACTCACGGCGACAGTCCGGTCGACGACGGGACGGTGCTCGTCGACGGCGAGGCCGCGGTGACGACGGCAAACGGCACCGCGACGGTCGGGCTCCCGGTCGCGAACGAGGCGACGATCGAGGGACGACTCGACGGGACGACCGTCGAGACGACTGTCGGTGGCCTCTACCGTAACGCTGGACTGCTCGCGGTTGCACTCGTCGGCGGGACGGGACTCGTCGGCCGTACTCTCGTGTGTCGGTACGGCATCACGGCCGAGACGATCCGTTCTCTCCCCGCGATCGCGAGGCGACGCTCTCGACGTGCGATCGAACTGGGCCGAAAGGTTGGACAGACGGTCGTCGACGCCGTCGTCCGCGTCGCCGAACGCCTCGAGGGGTTCGGCCGCTGGTGTCGATCCGTGGTGCGGTCACTCGTCGCCGAGGGGGTGGCGGCGCTCGCCGTGACACACCCGCTTCGGCTGGCCGCTATCGCTGTAGACGCGATCGCTGCGCTGAGAGACGCCTCGGGAAAGCGGGCGAACGCGCTCGCGTCGGTGTTCGGCAGGGGGAGGTCGGTTCCGAACGACGCGAACGGCGGCGAATCCCAGGTCGTGCTCACGCTTCGGGACTGCTGGCGAGCGTTCGTCAAGCTCGTCCAGCCACCGAACGTTCGGACGAAGACGCCGGGAGAGATCGGCCGGTACGCCATCGAACGTGGGTTTTCGGAGTCGGCCGTCCGGACCGTCGTCGACGCCTTTCGGGACACCGAGTACGGGAGATCGACGCCCTCGGAAGAGCGACTCGAGCAGGTCGGCGTGGCGCTTCGGTCGGTTGCAACGGAGACAGAGCAGTCGGGACGGGACGCCATCGAACGAGCAGTCGACGACTCCACGCGGTTGATCGGCGAGACGACACCCGTCGACGAGGACGAGACTCGAGACTCTTCGGTCAGCGAGAGCGAGACCGGCGACGGAAACGAGGCGGCAAACGACGGTGAGGCGGATGGGTGA
- a CDS encoding DUF7269 family protein — translation MGDWSRLNALLAFVSITALVFGAVAVIVPATLPPAVAGRLTALEQSADGSTVLIGISAVVFLFGLWRTYFSGASDVHDAGVAGQRSTTDRPPDADVVGARTSERVDRTIAALKRDETADTEPIVEDVRASLRAIETARGYSGVRRENRIRRGTWTDDRIAATFLGDETAGSLSIWHRLRLWLFPGWTFERRLERTLAELERYASTDVTRNGRTDTDDSEGDDA, via the coding sequence ATGGGTGACTGGTCCAGACTGAACGCACTCCTCGCATTCGTGTCGATCACCGCACTCGTCTTTGGTGCCGTGGCCGTAATCGTGCCTGCCACACTCCCGCCGGCGGTCGCGGGCCGGCTAACGGCACTCGAGCAGTCGGCCGACGGCAGTACCGTCTTGATCGGCATCTCGGCTGTCGTCTTCTTGTTCGGGTTGTGGCGGACGTACTTCTCCGGTGCGAGCGACGTTCACGATGCCGGTGTCGCTGGGCAGCGGTCGACGACCGACCGGCCGCCCGACGCCGACGTGGTCGGCGCACGAACGAGCGAGCGCGTCGATCGGACGATCGCAGCGCTGAAACGCGACGAGACGGCCGACACGGAGCCGATCGTCGAGGACGTCCGCGCGTCGCTTCGAGCCATCGAGACCGCACGCGGCTACTCCGGCGTTCGGCGAGAGAACCGCATTCGTCGCGGGACGTGGACCGACGACCGTATCGCGGCCACGTTCCTCGGGGACGAGACCGCCGGCAGCCTCTCGATCTGGCACCGCCTCCGGCTGTGGCTGTTCCCCGGATGGACGTTCGAGCGGCGACTCGAGCGGACGCTCGCAGAACTCGAGCGGTACGCGAGCACCGACGTGACGAGGAACGGACGGACGGATACGGACGACTCGGAGGGAGACGATGCGTAG
- the lipA gene encoding lipoyl synthase: MSSARKPDWLKMRPPSGREFTDIRETLRDRNLHTVCEEANCPNRGECWSGGDGGEGGGTATFMLMGDRCSRACNFCDVQTGGMEPLDPDEPANVADAVAEIGLDYVVLTSVDRDDLSDQGAGHFAETIRQIKDRHAGILVEVLIPDFQGEKRLVRKIIDAEPDVIAHNVETVDRLQFPVRDRRAGYEQSLSVLEQVDQESDIYTKTSIMLGHGEYDHEIYQTLADCRERGVDVVTLGQYLQPSRNHLEVQRHDHPHKYETWRRVAEEELGFLYCASGPMVRSSYKAGELFVEAVLREDKSAEEARKAVRSGARSSV; this comes from the coding sequence ATGAGCAGCGCTCGAAAGCCCGACTGGCTGAAAATGCGCCCGCCGTCGGGCCGGGAGTTCACCGACATCCGGGAGACGCTCCGCGACCGGAACCTCCATACTGTCTGTGAGGAAGCCAACTGTCCGAATCGCGGGGAGTGCTGGTCGGGCGGTGACGGCGGTGAGGGCGGCGGCACGGCGACGTTCATGCTGATGGGCGACCGTTGCTCGCGGGCCTGTAACTTCTGTGACGTCCAGACCGGTGGCATGGAACCGCTCGATCCCGACGAACCCGCAAACGTCGCAGACGCCGTTGCCGAGATCGGCCTCGACTACGTCGTCCTCACCTCGGTCGACCGAGACGACCTGTCCGACCAGGGTGCCGGCCACTTCGCCGAGACGATCCGGCAGATCAAAGATCGCCACGCCGGCATCCTCGTCGAAGTGCTCATCCCTGATTTCCAGGGTGAAAAACGGCTCGTCCGAAAGATAATCGACGCCGAACCCGACGTGATAGCCCACAACGTCGAAACTGTCGACCGTCTACAGTTTCCGGTTCGGGACCGACGTGCAGGATACGAACAGTCGCTGTCCGTCCTCGAGCAGGTCGACCAAGAAAGCGACATCTACACGAAGACGTCGATCATGCTCGGCCACGGCGAATACGACCACGAAATCTACCAGACGCTTGCAGACTGCCGCGAGCGTGGCGTCGACGTCGTCACGCTAGGACAGTACCTCCAGCCCTCGCGGAACCACCTCGAGGTGCAACGCCACGACCACCCCCACAAGTACGAGACCTGGCGACGCGTCGCCGAAGAGGAGTTAGGATTCCTCTACTGTGCCAGTGGTCCGATGGTCCGCTCGTCGTACAAGGCAGGCGAACTGTTCGTCGAGGCAGTCCTCCGGGAAGACAAAAGCGCCGAGGAAGCACGTAAAGCGGTTCGTTCCGGCGCTCGAAGCAGCGTCTAA
- a CDS encoding tubulin/FtsZ family protein, whose protein sequence is MQLEVIGVGGAGCRIADAILERESEQRRFVGDAFAFDTDAESTAALEAIPEQHCHWFGDTIDEGLNGNLDRGFEVGEEYVDELGRILDEGRPSLADAFFLVVGSGGATGGGVVPHLISRLQSVYDKPVYVLAALPAKSELRTDETAGIDRQATADSAAGVGEARPMAEENTVRTLKRIDGLADAVICFDNEAWLHTDEKLADARDRLNRGLATRLEALFGASAAAEGDVAETVIDASDVARILDATDGTTTATLGYGAQTVETDDGGSRFGLGLIPTESSVDTTEAVSAVETTVNKALHGKLTLECDLEDVNRTMVVVGGPPDWLNRKGIADGRQTVQSETGSAQLLGGDAPRPDSDEVYTVLLLAGIEASDRLASLWRSPR, encoded by the coding sequence ATGCAACTCGAGGTGATCGGCGTCGGTGGGGCTGGGTGTCGGATCGCCGACGCGATTCTGGAACGAGAGTCAGAGCAGCGTCGGTTCGTCGGGGACGCGTTCGCATTCGACACCGACGCGGAGAGCACAGCGGCACTCGAGGCGATTCCAGAACAGCACTGCCACTGGTTCGGTGACACGATCGACGAGGGTCTCAACGGAAACCTCGACCGTGGGTTCGAGGTCGGCGAGGAGTACGTCGACGAACTCGGTCGCATTCTCGACGAGGGGCGTCCGTCGCTTGCCGATGCGTTCTTTCTGGTCGTCGGTAGCGGCGGTGCGACGGGAGGCGGGGTGGTGCCACACCTGATTTCTCGGCTACAGTCGGTGTACGACAAACCCGTCTACGTGCTCGCGGCGCTGCCGGCGAAGTCGGAACTGCGGACCGACGAGACTGCCGGTATCGACCGGCAAGCGACGGCGGACTCTGCCGCCGGTGTCGGAGAGGCCAGGCCGATGGCGGAGGAAAACACAGTCCGGACGCTCAAACGGATCGACGGTCTTGCAGACGCAGTTATTTGCTTCGACAACGAAGCGTGGCTGCACACCGACGAGAAACTCGCCGACGCACGCGATCGACTTAATCGTGGCCTCGCGACGCGTCTCGAGGCCCTCTTCGGGGCTAGCGCGGCAGCCGAAGGCGACGTTGCAGAGACTGTTATCGACGCCAGCGACGTCGCACGCATTCTGGATGCCACCGACGGCACGACCACCGCGACGCTTGGCTACGGTGCACAGACCGTCGAGACCGACGACGGCGGCTCGCGGTTCGGTCTCGGCCTCATCCCGACGGAGTCGTCGGTCGACACCACCGAGGCAGTCAGCGCTGTCGAGACGACTGTCAACAAGGCACTCCACGGGAAACTTACTCTCGAGTGTGACCTCGAGGACGTCAATCGGACGATGGTGGTCGTCGGTGGGCCGCCGGATTGGCTCAATCGGAAGGGGATCGCAGACGGGCGACAAACGGTGCAGTCAGAGACTGGGTCGGCGCAACTCCTCGGCGGCGACGCGCCCCGGCCGGACAGTGACGAGGTTTACACTGTACTCTTGCTGGCCGGCATCGAAGCGTCCGATCGACTCGCGTCGCTGTGGCGGTCGCCGCGGTGA
- a CDS encoding PH domain-containing protein, with protein sequence MGTRVPIGLVSILAGFVVVGWGVTDSGVGTLGLIGVALVVFGITLVLVQYVVWTNTRYVITTDELYKKRGIVSRNVTQFRIDRVQNTTLEQDVLGRLLGYGDLTVYTAGSGDPELTFERTPDPERANGALNEQLGEIVDRNRRA encoded by the coding sequence ATGGGTACCAGGGTGCCGATCGGGTTGGTGTCGATTCTCGCCGGGTTTGTGGTCGTCGGCTGGGGTGTCACCGACAGCGGCGTCGGAACCCTCGGCCTGATCGGAGTCGCACTCGTCGTCTTCGGGATCACGCTCGTACTCGTCCAGTACGTCGTCTGGACGAACACCCGGTACGTGATCACCACCGACGAACTGTACAAGAAACGTGGTATCGTCTCCCGGAACGTCACCCAGTTCCGGATCGATCGCGTCCAGAACACGACCCTCGAGCAGGACGTCCTCGGACGCCTCCTCGGCTACGGCGATCTGACCGTCTACACTGCCGGCTCGGGCGATCCCGAACTGACGTTCGAACGGACGCCCGATCCCGAACGGGCAAACGGTGCCCTAAACGAGCAGTTAGGCGAGATAGTCGATCGAAACCGACGGGCGTGA
- a CDS encoding AAA family ATPase — translation MQGDAFTVTSASERCDEVISRIDDAVVTDREFLEQLLTAALARGHVLLEDVPGTGKTLTALTLAQALGLEFSRIQFTPDLLPSDITGSHVFNERTGEFEFQKGPVFANVVLADEINRAPPKTQAALLEAMDEEQVSVGGTTYQLPEPFLVVATQNPVEQEGTFELPEAQRDRFTIKTSIGYPDRHGELELLERRSQRETKTPSVDPVLDTAGVRGLQAVPERVTMAEQVREYLVDVSRATREDDRVDIGISPRGIQRYYEAARARAVLSGREYVAPDDVKRIAKPIVQHRLVLTTDAKIEGVDGTSVVEDVLRRTQVPTVDPPA, via the coding sequence ATGCAAGGCGACGCCTTCACCGTCACGTCGGCCAGCGAGCGGTGTGACGAGGTTATCTCCCGTATCGACGATGCGGTCGTCACGGACCGCGAGTTTCTGGAACAGCTCCTGACGGCGGCACTTGCGCGCGGACACGTTCTCCTGGAGGACGTCCCCGGAACTGGAAAGACATTGACGGCACTGACACTCGCCCAGGCGCTCGGACTCGAGTTCTCCCGTATCCAGTTTACCCCCGACCTGCTCCCCAGCGACATCACTGGTTCACACGTGTTCAACGAACGGACCGGCGAGTTCGAGTTCCAGAAGGGGCCGGTGTTTGCGAACGTGGTTCTTGCCGACGAGATCAACCGCGCGCCGCCGAAGACACAGGCGGCACTGCTCGAGGCGATGGACGAAGAGCAGGTCAGCGTCGGTGGGACGACCTACCAGCTTCCCGAGCCGTTCCTGGTGGTCGCGACACAGAACCCGGTCGAACAGGAGGGAACGTTCGAGTTGCCCGAAGCCCAGCGCGATCGCTTCACGATCAAGACCTCGATCGGCTACCCCGACAGGCACGGTGAACTCGAGTTACTCGAGCGCCGGAGCCAGCGCGAGACGAAGACGCCGTCCGTCGATCCCGTGCTCGACACTGCTGGCGTTCGGGGTCTTCAGGCCGTTCCAGAACGGGTCACGATGGCCGAACAGGTCAGGGAGTATCTCGTCGACGTCTCGCGGGCAACGCGCGAGGACGACCGCGTCGACATCGGTATCTCTCCGCGGGGGATTCAGCGGTACTACGAGGCAGCGCGCGCCAGAGCGGTGCTTTCCGGCCGTGAGTACGTCGCACCAGACGACGTCAAGCGGATCGCGAAGCCGATCGTACAACACCGGCTCGTGTTGACGACCGACGCGAAGATCGAAGGCGTCGACGGCACGTCGGTCGTCGAGGATGTCTTGCGACGGACGCAGGTCCCAACGGTCGACCCGCCAGCGTGA